A stretch of DNA from Ciona intestinalis unplaced genomic scaffold, KH HT000098.2, whole genome shotgun sequence:
TTGAGGTTGTGTTTGACACCAAGATCACCAGCCAAGATGTGATTGACGTCAACAGCATCAGAATGATGATCAACATGGCTGTTGGAAGTCAAGAATCTATATTGGGTGGGCAAGCAATTCATCGCTTGCAGGGCAACGCAAGGAAAAAGTTGTTGGATTTGATAAGCAAAGAACGACAGCTAATTACACAGGATAACATGATGCATAGCTATAAATGGCGCCTTAATCCTAAATCCAAGATAGTACCTCATCATATATCTGATTCCGAAGCAGATAAAAAAGACTTTTATAGACTCCATGATGGTGTGCTGCTCAAACAGACCAAAAAGCCGAATCCTTACCAGCCAAGTTATATGTGAATTTTCAAACATTGTGACATTATAAAACCCTTTGTTAAATTTTCACAGGATTATGTTCATTtaaattatgattttatttCTCATATTCAATCCTATTCATGTGCTTTGGCATTTTTGTATTTGCGTACTGGTACTGCTTTTTCTTTGCCAAGAATAtcctttgtttttatatttatatgccCATTTGCCAATTTTTATAGCCTAATTTACAAATTGACAACATATTTCAGTTTTTCCATTCGTTTATAGTACATGCGGCAATTTCTTTAACCTtctgttcatttttttcatagatTAAAGAcaacaaatgttaaaattagAATAGGATTTGTGCCTGTTGGAATCattacaacaaacaaaaagaaaagttGTTGAAATCTGAAACAAAACTATGTAAGAAACCAACCATGTATGATGATTCACACCTcacttttatgttgtttagTTTCACATGGAATAATCTATTCACAACATTAGGTgttttaagttacattttactaaaacttagctattattattatttattaatactgtatataaataatagttttcttgtaaacttatttaaaaggGATTTCCAATAGCTTATagttgtatgttttttgtacattttataaacattagaAAAACAAACTGGTCgcgtttttaaaactgtttgtatATAGTGATGCGAAGGGGGATCTAGttgttgcaaaattttaagtaataaataagcctatataaacatgttttactaCTCTAATGTGTGAAATGATAAAATGGGATTTAAAAAAGTCAGAAACGTAGGATTTTTAGGTATGATATCATtgatgttaatataaaatatattaggtTATTGTACTCGCTTGGTTACGCAACTATAGGTGAAAGAACTGATGTATTATAAGTGGTTCTTTGTTGGTTTAATCCACTACAACAGTCTGATTGTTATTTTTGAGCCATGAGTGTTTCCATTGTTGTTTTGGGAGAATCGCTTTGCCTGTAAAGTTGAATCTGTTTTTACTTTGTAACAAATCAGAACTATAATGAAACACAATTCACACAGTAGAGTACTTAGTCTATATGGGTGATGACAACACGGGATATAAGGAAACGTGTGGGTCCACAGATGGTTCATTACCCTAAACATAGTATTATTATACTTAAAGCTTAGAGACCACCACACTCAATTAAACAGGAATATGTATTGTCGTACTATCAGTACCAACTAAGGTAAATAAGTGACGGTGTGAGTAGTGTAATAATATACCTAATACAAAGAATTGCAATTCACAAACCAAatgtggtaaaaaatattacaaaacacaatgatgattataaataagtaaacCTGATTGTTGTACTTTGTGTTTGTGCAATACTATTATAGATTGTGCGtattgtaaaaagtaaaaaccagTGCTTAATAGTTAATACAGTGGTtcttaaaactttttgtactTACGTACCataatttatttcatacagACATTTTGTGCCACTTCTTTTGATTTCATTTActgttaactttttaattagttGTCAGTAGTCAGTACGAATGGTATCTGGAAGACTTCATAAACCACAAGTGATATGCATACTAAAATTTGAGAACCACTGGTTTACCATTAAAATAGTGTGTTCAACATATAAcatctaaaaatattattgtaaaagctttaaattttgatttcaaTTGGCCCAAGTAATAAACAAGTTCAGTTAAGTGCTACTAGACAAAGATTGTAATAATACTATCATGAAGAATGGTGTACAGCTTATTTTGTGTAGTGTGTatagaaaatatttcatacaatAATCGTACTTCGGCGAGTGATAACAAAGGACAGAATCTTGTTATAGGATCAGTTACCGACGGTGGCtcaccgtgttataataaatatttaataagtgaatatttaatgttaaaataaacaaacataaaagcagtgaataaaaatgaattaagacaattttaaaacaaggttttAATTTACGGAAACGGAATGAATTATTTAGTGGGGAATATTAAAGTGAACtgcattgtttattgtttagaGCTTGAGATTCTTCTCTTAGCTTAAAATCTCTTAATTCAAGTCTCCATTCATTCCACTTTCTCTCCATCTTTCCCACCACTGCATTAGTTGCATCCCACGGGTAGAAAACAAGCGGGTGGCCACCGTTGATTACAGGTTGTATGTTGCTACTGCTGTTGTTGATTTTATGCCGTAAAATCCCATATACCATTACATCCTCAAGGGGAAAGCCTTGGAGGGCAGTCATCATGGCAACTTTGTATATTTGCGCTACGACTGTTGGGCTAAGGATAACCATTACCCCTCTACAGAAATCTGGGTATGTAGTTGCTGGATACTGTGACCAATGCACTCCCCATTTTCCTCCTCTAATTACGCCGCTGTTTTTCTCATATTTGAAGCCGCAGTACATTAAATCTTTGGAGGCTCCTGTTAGAGTCTTTAGAAATTTCACAGTGCTCCCAATGTGCACAACACAATTGTCAttggtaaaaatgtaaaacgaCCTTGGGTGATAAAGGTTTTGAACGATCCACCTAATTGCACTTAAAGTCTTTATAACCAAATTCGGATGAGTGTCAGAATCTGCTGTCTGCAGAATATCATCAAAACAGAGTTTTTCTTTCCGTAAATCGTCATTATGAACTTTATCCAAAGGTTTTCCGATTAGAAACAccagaaatatttgttttccaGCAACTTGTTTTATGGATCCCCATGTGTTTCTGATCATTTGTCTTCTTGCTGAGTTTTCTGGCGAAgatttgacaaaaaatatcaCCGCTTCTTTTCGTTTCTATGataaaagaattttattaattattagaGTCGTGTCAGGTGCATTATTCAAACTACATTGTCAGCATGTTAAAACTCAAGTTATTTCCATTTTGGTTAATGGGcgagaaacaatatattaattatttaaacctttcattaataaaataaactcacTCTTTGTAAAAGCAGTGAAGTTGGATTTTTAACGATTCTTCCACCTATGTGTTGAGgggtgtttaaattttgagcAAATTTCATTGGTAGTTCAAACTTACTCTCAAATTTCTTTTCAGTGCTGCTATAAGAAAACATTTATTGTTGAAGCAAAAATTAAGTTACCAATAGTATATACGCCATGTAGACGTTTTATAGTTACTATGCTATATAGCATAACATTACATATACTTAATtcgttgtttaatgtttacctGTGACCGAACTTTACCAGAAAATGTCCAAAGTGCCAGAGGAAAACCAGTACagcaagaataaatataaccgTCCGTGTGCGCCTGGCTTTGCAATGCTGCATGATATAAATCCAGATTCATTTGCAGTCTGTTTGTTATACTTAAGTGGACAAACAAATCACTAAAGCATAACTATAGCGGGCGAGCTTACAGAGGGGAAGACCCCGGTGACGTTCGTGTAATTTTAGTGACAAGACAGATCGAGTGATGCAGTTTGCGTTGCTTATATTCCAGCGAATATCACACGCAAGTTACAGTAAGcagattaataaaaataaatacaatttacatCGCTATAGTGGCTTTCTCTTTACTAAGTATGGAGGCATAATGGCATAGCGTGCggtatatattgtattttgtaaaaatgattACTCGAAGCccttatgtaacttttatcaTTTTACGAAATATATTTGCTTGCCTTTTCGTTCAGATAATgccaatgtaaaaaaaataataattaaataatactCACCGTTTTAAATCCGTTAGGTGTGCTATCCATGGACATACTCATATGTTTCAATACAGAGCAATTAAGGGACAGCGTTTAGGCTACATTTGCTGATAATACATTAACCCTAACTTAACtgcaa
This window harbors:
- the LOC100177590 gene encoding beta-1,3-galactosyltransferase bre-5-like isoform X1 gives rise to the protein MSMSMDSTPNGFKTHCKARRTRTVIFILAVLVFLWHFGHFLVKFGHSSTEKKFESKFELPMKFAQNLNTPQHIGGRIVKNPTSLLLQRKRKEAVIFFVKSSPENSARRQMIRNTWGSIKQVAGKQIFLVFLIGKPLDKVHNDDLRKEKLCFDDILQTADSDTHPNLVIKTLSAIRWIVQNLYHPRSFYIFTNDNCVVHIGSTVKFLKTLTGASKDLMYCGFKYEKNSGVIRGGKWGVHWSQYPATTYPDFCRGVMVILSPTVVAQIYKVAMMTALQGFPLEDVMVYGILRHKINNSSSNIQPVINGGHPLVFYPWDATNAVVGKMERKWNEWRLELRDFKLREESQALNNKQCSSL
- the LOC100177590 gene encoding lactosylceramide 1,3-N-acetyl-beta-D-glucosaminyltransferase-like isoform X3, translating into MNLDLYHAALQSQAHTDGYIYSCCTGFPLALWTFSGKVRSQKRKEAVIFFVKSSPENSARRQMIRNTWGSIKQVAGKQIFLVFLIGKPLDKVHNDDLRKEKLCFDDILQTADSDTHPNLVIKTLSAIRWIVQNLYHPRSFYIFTNDNCVVHIGSTVKFLKTLTGASKDLMYCGFKYEKNSGVIRGGKWGVHWSQYPATTYPDFCRGVMVILSPTVVAQIYKVAMMTALQGFPLEDVMVYGILRHKINNSSSNIQPVINGGHPLVFYPWDATNAVVGKMERKWNEWRLELRDFKLREESQALNNKQCSSL
- the LOC100177590 gene encoding beta-1,3-galactosyltransferase bre-5-like isoform X2; this encodes MSMSMDSTPNGFKTHCKARRTRTVIFILAVLVFLWHFGHFLVKFGHSTEKKFESKFELPMKFAQNLNTPQHIGGRIVKNPTSLLLQRKRKEAVIFFVKSSPENSARRQMIRNTWGSIKQVAGKQIFLVFLIGKPLDKVHNDDLRKEKLCFDDILQTADSDTHPNLVIKTLSAIRWIVQNLYHPRSFYIFTNDNCVVHIGSTVKFLKTLTGASKDLMYCGFKYEKNSGVIRGGKWGVHWSQYPATTYPDFCRGVMVILSPTVVAQIYKVAMMTALQGFPLEDVMVYGILRHKINNSSSNIQPVINGGHPLVFYPWDATNAVVGKMERKWNEWRLELRDFKLREESQALNNKQCSSL